The nucleotide window ATTTAATAATAGAAGATTTTAAGCAAGAATATATTGCTCAAACTATTTTTGAAAATTACCCTTTTGAAATTTTTAATGACAGAGTTAATTTTTATATCAATGGGCAAAAATTGAATAAATCTTATTTTGTTATTGGAGAACCAATTTATAAAAAAGTTGACTATACAAATAAAAACGGAAAGATTTATGATCTAAACTTTTACTTCTATAATGTCAAAACATCACTAAATAAAGTTAAAGTATTTTTACAGGCCGAAAATGCTGGAATAAAATCTGTTGCCCATGAATTTACATATTCATCAGATTGGTACACTCATGATTTAGGAACTTGGTTTGTATATATTGATTCTGATTTATTTGATCAAGATTTATTTAGAAACATAGACATTGAATCTTTGGGTGAAGAAGAGACCAAAAATTTAAAAATTTGTATAAAAGATACAATAAATGATTTTTTCAAAACTAGAAATAAAAGGTTTGAAAAATTTGTAAAAACCTTGGAAAAAGATAAGTATTATCCATATAAAGATACAAAACCTGCTACAGATTCTCAAGAAATTGTTTTCAAAAAAATAGCATATTTAATTGAGGATAAGCATTATATTATTGAAAAAGATGATAAAATAAGAACTTTTCTTTTTCCTCTTTTAGATAAAGCTATTAGTGATGGTAATATTGAATATATATTTAATAAGGTGCTTAATTTATCTAACGAAAACATTGAAAAATTTCATAATCTTTTACAAAAAACTGATCTAGAAAATGTTGTTCATTTTGCAAGTCAGGTTGCTGATAAGACAGAATTTTTAAATTTTCTACATGAACTCATTTATGGTAAGATTTCAGCCCATTTAAAAGAACGTAGTCAGCTTCATAAAATTGTAGAAAATGAATTGTGGCTGTTTGGCGAGAATTATAATAATACACCTCATGTGTGGTCTGATAAAAAAATTGGTAATATTTTAGAAGAACTAACTATTAAACATTTACACTATGAGCCAACAGCGGAAGATAACAATATTATAGAAGATACCGAAGGCTTGGATAATATAACAGATTTATTTTTTCTTAATGAAAAAATAAATGACAATGAAGAACGAGAAATAATGGTAGTTGAACTAAAATCTCCTAAATGTGCTATAGGGAAAAAAGAACTTAATCAAATCGATACCTATGCATTTACAATAGAAGATTACCCTGTATTACCTGCTGAGAAAGTAAAGTATAAATTATATCTAGTATCTTCAAGATTAAATAGATATGCTAAGTCACAAGTGAAATCCAGAAGAGATAGTTATCCAAATCAACCTTTTCTATACGATAAGAAAAAAGACAAAAACATTGAGGTATATGTAATGGAATGGTCGGAAATAATAGAATTGAACAAGAGAAAGTTAAACTATTTATCTAACCAACTAAATATAAAAGATAAATCTGTTAAGGATAAATTTGAGAATGAATATTCTGCATTAATAGACGAGAAAATTAGTGCTCAATTACGACAAATAAAATAAATATTTCTATTTCCAAATATTATTATTAAAAAAATTTTATATCATCCATTAATTGGGTGATATTTTCTTTACAACCCTCCACTAAAAGATCAAAAAGATTCGTATTATAACATTCTAACTATTCAAACCATCAAATTATTTGTTTATATAATTACTATAGTTTCAATTAAAGCACAATTATATATGTTGAAAATTTTAGAAATGTTCATTTTTTACTACTTCTTCAGCTTACCTCATTTGCGTTCGGTTTCCGCCCACCCAATAGTGAAGGAAAGTAATCATAGATACTTTTAAAAACTGATTTATTAAAATCAAAATTTTTCAAAAAAAAACTTGCGTAGCTAAATAACTACACATATATTTGTAGCCAAATAACTACACAATGAATTTAAGAAGAGATGTATTTCAGGCAATAGCGGATCCTACGAGACGGTCTATATTGATGTTGGTGGCGGCACAGTCGATGACGGCGGGAGCCATTGCTTCCAATTTTGATACGGCAAGACCTACCGTTTCAAAGCATCTCCAGATCCTTACAGAATGCGAACTGCTGAGATCCGAACAAAACGGCAGAGAAATTATCTATCACCTTAATCCCAATAAAATGAAAGAAATAGCCGATTTTATAGAACCCTTCCGCAAAATGTGGGATGAGAAATTCAACAAGCTGGAAAGTGTGATGAAAGCGTACCAGAATGTGAATAATAAGACATAAAAGATGATAGACGGATAGATAATAGACAAGGGCATCAAAATTTAACTGGTGGATGTCAATAGTCAATTTTGCTTCGCAAGTGAAATCGTCAATTATCAGTGAATAGGATGACAACCTTGAACTTTAAACTTCAAACCTTAAACTCGAATGTCAATAGTCAATTTTGCTTCGCAAGTGGAATCGTCAATCACCAGTGAATAGGATGACAACCTTGAACTTTAAACTTCAAACCTTAAACTCGAATGTCAATAGTCAATTTTGCTTCGCAAGTGGAATCGTCAATCACCAGTGAATAGGATGACAACCTTGAACTTTAAACTTCAAACCTTAAACTCGAATGTCAATAGTCAATTTTGCTTCGCAAGTGAATCGTCAATCACCAGTAAAAGAATGACAACCTTGAACTTTAAATTTCAAACCTTAAACTCGAATGTCAATAGTCAATTTTGCTTCGCAAGTGAATCGTCAATCACCAGTAAAAGAATGACAACCTTGAACTTTAAATTTCAAACCTTAAACTCGAATGTCAATAGTCAAT belongs to Chryseobacterium gleum and includes:
- a CDS encoding ATP-binding protein codes for the protein MSNTLNKMNSVTEKITTNTRVIKNLLTKYGDTFKAFKELINNSIQAGSKNIFITINYTNSLTVKSGIEKIVIEDDGHGVPYSEFKKKVLQIATNVKERGQGIGRFSSFQIGELMKIETVAFDRLSKQYSKTIFGIDTRDLEDIELEKTDVKVDYQYFSEKNLPTYYKVEIENLHHNSPTRVPKKNLIIEDFKQEYIAQTIFENYPFEIFNDRVNFYINGQKLNKSYFVIGEPIYKKVDYTNKNGKIYDLNFYFYNVKTSLNKVKVFLQAENAGIKSVAHEFTYSSDWYTHDLGTWFVYIDSDLFDQDLFRNIDIESLGEEETKNLKICIKDTINDFFKTRNKRFEKFVKTLEKDKYYPYKDTKPATDSQEIVFKKIAYLIEDKHYIIEKDDKIRTFLFPLLDKAISDGNIEYIFNKVLNLSNENIEKFHNLLQKTDLENVVHFASQVADKTEFLNFLHELIYGKISAHLKERSQLHKIVENELWLFGENYNNTPHVWSDKKIGNILEELTIKHLHYEPTAEDNNIIEDTEGLDNITDLFFLNEKINDNEEREIMVVELKSPKCAIGKKELNQIDTYAFTIEDYPVLPAEKVKYKLYLVSSRLNRYAKSQVKSRRDSYPNQPFLYDKKKDKNIEVYVMEWSEIIELNKRKLNYLSNQLNIKDKSVKDKFENEYSALIDEKISAQLRQIK
- a CDS encoding ArsR/SmtB family transcription factor — translated: MNLRRDVFQAIADPTRRSILMLVAAQSMTAGAIASNFDTARPTVSKHLQILTECELLRSEQNGREIIYHLNPNKMKEIADFIEPFRKMWDEKFNKLESVMKAYQNVNNKT